From a region of the Desulfuromonas sp. KJ2020 genome:
- a CDS encoding prepilin-type N-terminal cleavage/methylation domain-containing protein — translation MGNQKGFTLIELVVVIVILGILAAVAVPKYLDLKTEANEAQANGVYAAAQTAVAFNHAAKLVGKDPNQMPCYDATHCSTGLLVTTGDAGVCLANGIDELPTGWSASGDTLTATLNTVTYTITVNADETATTPATLTKSW, via the coding sequence ATGGGTAATCAAAAAGGTTTTACGCTGATCGAACTGGTGGTGGTCATTGTTATCCTGGGTATTCTGGCAGCCGTAGCGGTGCCTAAGTATCTTGATCTTAAAACCGAAGCGAATGAAGCTCAAGCTAATGGTGTATATGCGGCAGCTCAGACCGCTGTCGCGTTTAATCATGCAGCAAAGCTTGTCGGGAAGGACCCCAACCAAATGCCTTGTTATGATGCAACCCACTGTTCGACTGGTTTGCTTGTGACCACCGGTGATGCAGGTGTTTGTCTTGCAAATGGAATTGATGAATTGCCGACAGGATGGAGCGCCTCTGGTGATACACTTACAGCAACATTAAACACTGTTACATATACGATCACTGTCAATGCTGATGAAACAGCAACTACACCCGCAACACTGACAAAGAGTTGGTAA
- a CDS encoding prepilin-type N-terminal cleavage/methylation domain-containing protein, whose protein sequence is MRLFGHSYGNCRGVTLVELVIAMVVISIALGGVLLVMNYTTARSADPLLQRQAVAIAEAYLEEILLKPYADPDGVDGEGSRALYDDVDDYDGLAENGARDQSGAAIAGLGNYTVNVRVQPATVNGVAMLRAQVTVSVPGGGSLTLAGYRANY, encoded by the coding sequence ATGAGGCTTTTTGGTCATTCATACGGTAATTGCCGCGGTGTTACCCTGGTTGAGCTGGTTATCGCCATGGTGGTGATTTCCATCGCTCTTGGCGGCGTATTGCTGGTCATGAACTACACCACGGCCCGCAGCGCCGATCCTTTGCTGCAACGGCAGGCGGTGGCCATCGCCGAGGCTTATCTGGAAGAAATTCTGCTGAAGCCCTACGCCGATCCCGATGGGGTCGATGGCGAAGGCAGCCGCGCCCTCTACGATGATGTCGATGATTACGACGGTCTGGCCGAGAACGGTGCCCGCGACCAGAGCGGCGCCGCCATCGCCGGACTCGGGAACTACACGGTGAACGTCCGTGTGCAGCCGGCGACAGTCAACGGCGTGGCCATGCTGCGGGCGCAGGTGACGGTGAGTGTGCCCGGCGGCGGCAGTCTGACCCTGGCCGGCTATCGGGCCAATTATTAA
- a CDS encoding type II secretion system protein, producing the protein MKGAEREVKKPTRLGQGGFTLLELVVVVGIVAILFTVGLNKYFDLLVDVERATMEQNIGILRSAVAMQVAKKIVRGEVEGIGELAETNPMNFLTEQPQNYLGEFQNADPAAIEGGQWYFETAGNYLVYRVKNTDYFQSALAGPNRVRFQIDLVYADHNGSGRFEPKIDALEGLRLAALEPYQWLKKRQAKED; encoded by the coding sequence ATGAAGGGCGCGGAAAGGGAAGTCAAAAAACCGACACGATTGGGGCAGGGGGGCTTCACTCTGCTGGAGCTAGTCGTGGTGGTGGGAATTGTCGCCATTCTCTTTACCGTCGGCCTGAACAAATATTTCGACCTGCTGGTCGATGTTGAGCGGGCCACCATGGAGCAGAATATTGGCATCCTGCGCAGCGCTGTGGCCATGCAGGTGGCGAAAAAAATCGTCCGGGGCGAAGTTGAAGGCATTGGCGAGCTGGCCGAAACAAACCCTATGAATTTCCTGACCGAGCAGCCGCAGAACTATCTTGGCGAGTTTCAGAACGCCGACCCCGCCGCCATCGAAGGTGGGCAGTGGTACTTCGAGACGGCGGGCAATTATCTGGTCTACCGGGTGAAGAACACGGACTACTTTCAGAGCGCGCTGGCCGGGCCGAATCGGGTGCGCTTCCAGATCGACCTGGTCTACGCCGACCACAACGGTTCCGGCCGCTTCGAACCGAAAATCGATGCGCTGGAGGGCCTGCGCCTGGCCGCGCTCGAACCTTACCAATGGTTGAAAAAACGACAGGCAAAGGAGGACTGA
- a CDS encoding type II secretion system protein J, translating to MTIRRQGEQGFTLVELVTVIVLVGILGAMSVAFITKPIEGYVALSRRAELVDAADNALRRMQRDIRQALPNSVRIGAGGLSLELLHTSDGGRYRVQGPGNILDFSDVTDSSFDVLGGLVAPPPAGSELVIYNLSDSATTGNAYQAPADNRFAIDSAASSASLIQFIPKVPAASFPRSSPYQRFFVVDGPVSYVCDPAAGTLTRHAGYAIAPSPTLGSGDLVTRQVQSCNFTYRPGSSQRAGLVTLTLTLEDAPSAERVTLLHQVHVLNSP from the coding sequence ATGACAATCCGTCGGCAAGGCGAACAGGGCTTCACCCTGGTGGAACTGGTCACGGTGATTGTGCTCGTGGGGATTCTCGGCGCCATGAGCGTGGCCTTCATCACCAAGCCGATCGAGGGCTACGTGGCCCTCTCCCGGCGGGCCGAGCTGGTTGACGCCGCCGACAACGCCCTGCGCCGCATGCAGCGCGACATCCGCCAGGCCTTGCCCAACAGCGTGCGCATTGGGGCGGGCGGACTCTCCCTCGAGCTTTTGCACACCAGCGATGGCGGTCGCTACCGCGTGCAGGGTCCGGGTAATATTCTCGATTTCAGTGACGTCACCGATAGCTCTTTCGACGTGCTTGGCGGCCTGGTTGCCCCGCCGCCGGCCGGCAGCGAGCTGGTTATCTACAACCTGTCCGACAGCGCCACCACCGGCAATGCCTATCAGGCGCCGGCCGACAATCGTTTCGCCATCGACAGCGCCGCCAGCAGTGCCAGTCTGATCCAGTTTATTCCCAAAGTGCCCGCCGCCTCTTTCCCGCGCTCATCACCCTATCAACGCTTTTTTGTCGTTGATGGGCCGGTGAGTTATGTGTGCGATCCCGCCGCCGGCACCCTGACCCGCCATGCCGGCTACGCCATCGCCCCCAGCCCGACTTTGGGGAGCGGTGACCTGGTGACGCGCCAGGTGCAGAGCTGTAACTTTACCTATCGACCGGGCAGCAGCCAGCGGGCGGGCCTGGTGACCCTGACCCTGACCCTGGAGGATGCGCCCTCGGCAGAGCGAGTGACCCTGCTGCACCAGGTGCATGTCCTGAATTCGCCATGA
- a CDS encoding Tfp pilus assembly protein FimT/FimU translates to MPAGFTLVELIVIIVILGTISALAAPRFFDLRVFQQRGFFDETVSAVRYAQKLAVGSGCDVQVTLGSAGYSLRQRSSCDTSSVFTLAVPHPSKAGAFAAAPPAGVSLSAATIIFTPLGQAANAARNPTNFNSLSVGGKTFHIIGETGYVDVP, encoded by the coding sequence ATGCCTGCGGGCTTTACACTGGTTGAGCTGATTGTCATAATCGTCATCCTTGGCACTATCTCCGCCCTTGCTGCCCCTCGCTTCTTTGATCTGCGCGTTTTTCAGCAGCGCGGTTTCTTCGATGAAACCGTTTCAGCGGTGCGCTATGCCCAGAAGCTGGCGGTGGGCAGCGGCTGTGACGTGCAGGTGACCTTGGGCTCGGCGGGCTACAGTCTGCGGCAGCGCAGCAGTTGCGACACCAGCAGCGTCTTCACTCTCGCCGTTCCTCATCCCAGCAAGGCCGGGGCTTTTGCTGCCGCCCCTCCCGCCGGCGTGAGTCTGTCGGCGGCGACCATCATTTTTACACCCCTGGGGCAGGCGGCCAATGCCGCAAGGAACCCAACCAATTTCAACAGCCTGAGTGTCGGCGGCAAGACCTTCCACATCATTGGCGAAACAGGCTACGTGGACGTGCCATGA